Genomic window (Planktothrix serta PCC 8927):
GTAGGAATCGGTGTCGGAGTAACGGTAGGAATCGGTGTCGGAGTAACGGTGGGTTCCGGTGTCGGAGTAACCGTAGGACTCGGTGTCGGAGTAACGGTAGGACTCGGTGTCGGAGTTGGTGTTGGTTCCGGCGTAGTAGTAATATCTGCTGCGCGAGTTAGTTGAGTTGCTGCGGTATTATTATTACCCGCAGTATCAGTTGCTTTAGCAGCCGGAATATCTACGGTGACATTTCCAGTAGCAGTTGGAGTCACCTCAAAGGTGTAGGTTTTGCCATCAACTTTGGTAAAGTTACCGACTGTTGAATTAGCAACGGTA
Coding sequences:
- a CDS encoding Ig-like domain-containing protein, translating into TVDIPAAKATNTLGNNNAAATQLIRAADLTAPTVTLISTSPATVNSLFTVIANFSEDVTGFDNTDITVANSTVGNFTKVDGKTYTFEVTPTATGNVTVDIPAAKATDTAGNNNTAATQLTRAADITTTPEPTPTPTPSPTVTPTPSPTVTPTPEPTVTPTPIPTVTPTPIPT